The following are encoded in a window of Magnolia sinica isolate HGM2019 chromosome 11, MsV1, whole genome shotgun sequence genomic DNA:
- the LOC131218685 gene encoding VIN3-like protein 2 has protein sequence MKNQGLRFSGMESIFSGFVLDPAKCSELSLEEKRELVYEISQWSKNAPEILQSWSRRELLEVICAEMGKERKYTGVTKIKMIEHLLRLVLEKKSGKKTNHSPHSPLSPSKTQGSYKKQKKKEDPLRSFNEVDHFPSKSEGEEHNDILLCRNLACRASLSEEDAFCKRCSCCICYRYDDNKDPSLWLVCGSDLPKDEGLCGMSCHLKCALKHEKAGITKNGRYTKLDGGFYCVSCGKVNGLMGSWRKQMLIAKDARRVDVLCCRISLSHKILRGTERYKELQRIVNIAVKKLRKEVGPLEHVSAKMARGIVNRLHCSTEVQKLCAFAVEAVDNMLSGLSGPLQPLFNVDSKDLITSSTPPLACHVVFEDISPTSIAIVLEYEDKLVEEIIGCRLWHRKSAFADYSKEPTCIVTRLETRFVISGLDPSTEYFFKVSPFSSKRQVGEWEARWVTRMPCGPQSHQASDPVSALDEGHGMVYRALVLETDSQRDSTNSSDDNQVSKIPTSFRGDHSKVRSLEEISNECHLPPPMDGPPFVQSSSNPPSMPCKSEGPTEVPDSSNKKQSMEREYEYCVKVIRWLECEGHMEKEFRVKFLTWFSLRATMQERRVVSAFIDTLIDDPPSLVGQLADAFMDGICGKEKKQVLRNGFCTRLWH, from the exons ATGAAAAATCAAGGGCTGAGATTTTCAGGCATGGAATCTATCTTTTCAG GCTTTGTACTTGATCCTGCAAAATGCAGTGAGCTGAGCTTGGAAGAGAAGAGAGAACTTGTGTATGAAATTTCACAGTGGTCAAAAAACGCCCCTGAAATTCTTCAGTCGTGGAGCCGTCGAGAGCTTCTTGAAGTCATCTGCGCAGAAATGGGCAAGGAGAGGAAATACACCGGCGTCACAAAAATCAAAATGATAGAGCATCTTCTTAGGCTAGTGTTGGAGAAAAAATCAGGTAAAAAGACCAATCACAGTCCCCATTCACCACTCTCACCTTCGAAGACCCAAGGCAGTTATAAAAagcagaagaagaaagaagacccACTTCGGTCATTCAATGAAGTAGATCATTTTCCATCGAAGAGCGAAGGAGAGGAGCACAATGATATTCTTCTCTGTCGGAACCTTGCCTGTAGAGCTAGTCTAAGTGAAGAAGATGCATTTTGTAAGAGGTGTTCGTGCTGTATATGTTACCGTTACGATGACAACAAGGATCCGAGTCTGTGGTTGGTTTGTGGTTCCGATCTTCCCAAGGACGAAGGCTTGTGTGGTATGTCGTGCCACCTTAAATGCGCTCTAAAGCATGAAAAGGCCGGGATTACAAAGAACGGGCGCTACACGAAGTTGGATGGAGGTTTCTATTGTGTTTCATGTGGTAAAGTGAACGGGCTGATGGG AAGCTGGCGAAAACAGATGTTGATTGCCAAGGATGCCAGGAGGGTTGATGTATTGTGTTGTCGGATATCTCTCAGCCATAAGATTCTCAGAGGAACTGAGAGATACAAAGAACTGCAGAGGATTGTAAACATAGCCGTGAAAAAACTAAGGAAAGAGGTCGGACCTCTTGAACATGTGTCAGCAAAGATGGCACGAGGCATTGTCAATAGGCTCCATTGCAGCACCGAGGTTCAGAAGCTGTGTGCCTTTGCAGTCGAAGCAGTTGACAACATGCTTTCTGGTTTATCAGGACCGTTGCAACCATTGTTCAATGTCGACTCCAAGGATCTAA TTACATCTAGCACACCTCCCTTGGCTTGCCATGTTGTATTCGAAGACATCTCGCCAACCTCAATTGCCATTGTCTTAGAATACGAAGATAAGCTGGTAGAAGAAATCATAGGCTGCAGATTGTGGCATCGGAAGTCGGCCTTTGCAGACTATTCGAAAGAACCCACTTGCATCGTAACAAGGCTGGAGACGAGGTTTGTGATCTCAGGTCTGGATCCATCAACGGAGTATTTCTTCAAGGTTTCTCCATTTAGCAGCAAAAGACAAGTTGGGGagtgggaagctaggtgggtcaCACGAATGCCATGCGGACCACAAAGTCACCAAGCCAGTGATCCTGTCTCGGCTTTGGATGAAGGACATGGGATGGTCTATCGGGCTTTGGTACTTGAAACTGACTCGCAGAGGGATTCGACCAACTCAAGTGATGATAATCAGGTGTCAAAGATCCCTACTTCTTTCCGTGGGGACCACTCGAAGGTTCGATCGCTGGAGGAGATCAGCAACGAGTGCCACTTGCCACCTCCAATGGACGGTCCACCTTTCGTACAATCTAGTTCCAATCCTCCATCCATGCCATGCAAATCCGAGGGACCCACCGAAGTGCCAGATTCCAGCAATAAGAAGCAATCAATGGAGAGGGAGTATGAGTACTGTGTAAAGGTGATCAGATGGTTGGAATGCGAAGGGCATATGGAGAAGGAATTCCGTGTAAAGTTCCTCACTTGGTTCAGCTTGAGAGCGACGATGCAAGAACGGAGGGTGGTTAGTGCCTTCATCGACACTCTGATAGATGACCCGCCGAGCTTGGTGGGCCAGCTGGCTGATGCGTTCATGGATGGGATCTGTGGGAAAGAGAAGAAACAAGTCTTACGGAATGGGTTCTGCACTAGGCTGTGGCACTGA